GTTGAGACCCGGCGTTACGAGAGCATGCAGGTGCGCGAACGCATGCGGAAGGCAAATAAAGGGGATTACGACTATACAACCGCATCGGACAGGCGATTTGAATAACTtactgtatatatattttaaaaattagattttaaataatcaacCAAAAGTACAAGATGGCAATGCCCCAAATCAGTGCAGCCGATCAGGCTAAACTTCAGCTAATGCAAGAGATGGAAATCGAAATGATGTCCGATTTATATAACCGCATGACGAATGCATGCCATAAAAAATGTATTCCTCCACGTTATTCGGAGTCGGAGTTGGGTGAGTTTCTAACAATCTGTCTGTTTACACCCAGTTTAATTTatgattttggattttggtagGCAAAGGCGAAATGGTTTGCATTGATCGTTGTGTGGCCAAATATTTGGATATTCATGAGAAAATTGGCAAAAAGCTAACTGCCATGTCCATGCAGGATGAGGAACTGATGAAGAAAATGTCCAATTAGATCTGTTTGTTATTCCCGCAATACACCAGTTAAAGCCACTGTGCATTTCGTTATACATtttacaatacaaataaacaaagaTGCCTAACTACAAAGATTTATAGTTGATAACAATAATTCAAAAAGTTGTAACATAACGTGACATTTCTGGCAGCAAAACGCTCACATCCTCAATGTTGTTCTCTAAGCCACTTTCATCTGTGGTGTTAAGTTCGCTGGTACGTACACTATTTTCCCAGTCCGAGGAATCATCATTAGCCTGACCAGCTGCACCTGCGGCTTCATCTCTGTGCTCTCTCCCCTCTCGGTCATTTAAATTGGTTTGACTGGGTATGGCCCCTGCGACATCTGTAAAGTGCAGCGCCTCATCTACATAGATGTTGCTTTGTTGCGAAGCCAATCTTTGTAGATCCATAAGCAGGCTAATGGGATTCTTGCATAGGTTAAGCATATTTAGAGCTTGCAGTTCCTCCAACTCCGCTCGTGTAGGCATCTCATCAATACAATTgttattcaaaaacacaaatcttAATTTGGGCAAGACTTGCAGAATGCGTGGTATACGTCGAAGACGATTTCCCTTTAGATTCAAATGCACCAAATTGGTCAACTGAGCGAATGTATCTGGAATATCCACTAGTTGACATCCCTCGGCTGTAAACCAACGCAGTTCAGCCAGGTTACCGAGAGAGTCGGGCAAAGATTGCAATGGATTTCCTCGCACACCCAATGTTTCCAAGCGTTCGCAATTTCGCATTTCTCTTGGCAGTTCCTCTAGACCAGTATTATTGCACCAAAAGGTCTCCAACACAGTCAGACATCCCATTTCCGGAGGCAATCGTTTGATATTATTGCAGCTAATATTAAGGAATCGTAAACGTGTCAAACGACAGATGCAGATGGGAAACTCATCCAGTTTATTATAGTCCAGTGTCAAAACTTGTAAGCGTGCAAGATTACCCAAATTACTCGGAAACTGAGGGACAGAACAGATAGGcaaatttacatacatttataatgtcgatatttttcttttgcttacgGATGTCAGTAGATTTTGATTGAGAAACAATTTTAGCAAACTTTCGCATTGCTCGACTATACCTGGAATCTCGGACATTTGAAAATGGGACAGATTCAGCGAGAAGGCTTTCTTAGCCAAGGCATCCTCACAATTTGCCAGTATGTAATTTGTTCGAAAAAATTGGCACACTCTTTCCATAATTCAGTCAACTAAAATCTACACTTTTTGCTGTAATAAAATTTGCATATCcaaaactatatacatatatacatcaatttattaaatatatctTACAGTTACATATAAACTTACTCTGTTTTCGTATACAAATTTTCTGTTTACTCAAAACCaaataatataatttcaaTACATGTCTATATTATGTATGAAAAAACACTTTGTTTAGCTTTCCCCAAAAGTgctaaatttataaattacaTTTGGGGTTCGCCAAAAATTGTCTATATGTACTTTTGTATGCTTTAATCCACTTTAGGATGGTCAtaaattgaaaacgaaattaaTCATGGTATGGAACATTAGCAAATTAGTTTGGAATTTTTCAATTACATAAAACCGCTGCGGATGCAAGCGGGCCTTTATAATAGTCAATAATGGACAGTGTCGCAAGCTGCACCACTGTACGGTCCATGACAGCAAtgagaaaaattcaaatggcGAGGAAAAGCTAAATCCAAAAGAAAATCAACTCGTTAAGGATGGTAAAAATACGCTCACAAATCAAAAGCGTAAAGTTCTTTGGTATTCAAGAATTTACGATACGGAAGTTAGACGTAGGGCTAGAGCTAAAGCTGCACAAATTAAAGCCCGCCTTGATAACATTTgtgaataataaataaaaataataataaacaaaatatatatatttttttttgaaaaacataGTTGTTTATATaagtatttaatttaagtatATAACTGGACCGTTAATTGACGtgatttcgaaaaaaaagagtttttaaCTAACGAGACGGAGCGGGCGAATTCGCTCCATGCAACTCCTACCCTCTCGACTCGCACATGGCGCTCATCTGCGCTAACATTGTTttaatacccttgcagagagtattataaaattggtcagatgtttgtaacgcacagaaggagacgtttccgaccccataaagtatatatattcttgatcagcatgagaagctgagttgatatagccatgtccgtctgtccgtccgtccgtctgtgcgtatgcgttttactcagccgtcttaagagctatcgggctgaaatttgttttcggggttttttattacccgggaaaaataaagtatgaaaaccatcaggatcggaccactatatcatatagctctagaagaactagaagaaacatttttataaaaattggagtatgctatgaaatttacatatgtgatataaaaccccagatcccaaaatttgaatgtgatcggataaatataacacaagttacagtcaatataataatcggctctgctcccagctctgccggcagcgctgcttgctgtctactacgtctttcgtcatcaacaaagtacatgcatacacacacagacgcaacgctacataaactgtatgtgtatgcgtgcattgctttgctttgggaatgaggaaagaagaagaacaaattgcaaaatagagagtaaaattgttttgtttgtatgaaTTGAGTttcagaaaacaaattttgaacatgtaaaattattattaccaaggactgcaagggtacaTAAACGTCGGCATAGCcaatgttagcttctttgatattttatacTTATGTTTATTTGCAATCCTAAATAGACAAAAAGCAGATACAGTCGAATCTCGATAATTCGTACCCCGTTCATTCGAAAACCTCAATATTTGGTGCCTTGAAAAAACTTCGTTAATAATATAACCCGTTAAATCGAAACACTCTGTAATTCgttaaaaaattctgttcccTTGACATTTTGAATTATCGCGACTCGACTGTATTATCAAAGGTAACCATGAAATGGGGGTGGAATCACCAGTCCGTCTCTGGTCTAAGTGGCATGTCAAAAGACTGACTTCAAACGTCTGGTCTACATGCTTTTGTCCAGCAGTTTGGGGCTCAGTGCAGTATCAGGGAATCCCAGCCTGGAAAGGTACCGAATGCCACATCTCCGCATCTCGCACTTAACTGACTGTGTGTTAAGGTCTCTGTGGATGACTGAGTTACATATGTCTTGAGTGAGACATTCCATCTTCGCAGCCATGGTCTAAAAGGTTAAGTTGATCCTGCATGATTTCTATGCGAGGTATGATTTTAAGATCATGTAAAGCGATGTCTATCGTGCCAAACACGGACGAAGGCCTGCTTGAAGTCCAGGAAGACGGCGGGAGCTTAAAGCTTGTCTTGGGAGGATCGGAGCACCTTGTGGACGATGCGGTGACATTGCTCTGGGGTGCAGTAATGCCGTcgtaaaattaattaatgttcttgattgattgataTTTTGGGTAAtctatttaattattaattttttaaaatgacaCAGTTGTGCACAATCGGCGaatctttttaaaaattgctATCTAATTCCTTGTTctaacttacatacatatgtatatgtatctctcaacattcaaaagtttttaaaagacaagtatataaagtaaaaaaatacaatttggtGATTAAGTCTAACAATAAATCTTGTTGACTTTATATATTAGCATTTTCACTGAAAACtggaataattaaattattattattattattgacaGTGGCAGGTGAAGCAAAACTTGACACTAAGTAATCAATATAATCTCGTAAAGACAACAAAGCAATGGGCAAATCCCagggaatatatatatatactggtatatatatacgtacatatatgaatGCAAGTAAGAACACTGATTGTGATAGAAAAGCAATATAGAAGTAGATTGGAATCGCCCAATTGTAAATAAAACCTGTTCTTCTACATAGATTTTCTAGGAATTGGGTTAGGTCAAGAAAGTTGGATGTCTGTTTTGGACATACTATACACATAACTATGTTTGCATCTTTTAGATACATATTTAGCATGAAAAACAATACTAAAAGGTTTAGCGAACCTTCTGTAATAGATATTTAAACCTATTACTTGTACTTTATATATTATACCTAAACGATTACTGATTATTGGAGGTCAGTGTATGCCATTTGTAAGGCTGTCTTATTGTGAATTTCCCATTAATGCACGCTCTGTTATCAAGTTGTGGGGAATCTCTCAGTGAGCTTTCAGTTGAGTTCCAGTATAAATTCATCTCCCTGACAGCAGTTAGACAGTCAGTTCCAATTCAAACCTCGCAGCAGCATTATGCGTTCTTTGGgcttaatattattattggtggTGGTCGCGCTGGCAAATGGCCAACCCCAGCACACTTATGATGGACGCAATGGACCACATGTCTTCGGTTCACCTGGTCAACAGGTTTATATACGCGGTCAGAATGAAGGACCCTATCAAGTGGATGGAGTTGGTGGCACTTTCCAGAATACACCGCAACGCGGAGAACATGTCTTTACCGACGAACATGGCAATACTTTTGTCCATCGCAAAAATGGAGGCGGAGTACCAGGTAAATTGAAACTCAGACAGAAGCTGACAATTGTTATGAACATAGAGAACTTTCTATTATAGCAACTCATAGTATTAGCGGGCCTGCTGTGACAGCTACCCATGGACCTGGATTGGATAATAGAAATACTTATAGAACTGTTTCAGCGGGTGGGGCTAGCGCAACTCGTCATAGTCGAGATACTTTTCAAGTCAGTAGACCGGATCGTACTGTAGTTTTCAACACAGGACGTCGTCGTCGCAGTCCCGACTTCGTTGTGAGTCGTCCGGATCGCGTTGTTGTTGCCAGCGGAGGAAACTATGAAGTCACCCGCAACAGTCGAGACACCTTCCATGTCGAACGCCCTGGTCGTACTGTAGATTTTGACACTAACGGAGCCTACAGTGCTCAACGCCAACGCCGCAGTCCCGACTTCGTTGTGAGTCGTCCGGATCGCGTTGTCGTTGCCAGCGGAGGAAACTATCACGTCTCACGTAGCAAGCGTGATGTCTTCCAAGTGTCTCGTCCTGACCGCGGTGTAGTCTTCGATACTGATCGCCGTCGTCGTAGTCCCCAATTTATAAGTGGTCCAGATGGACGCTATGTTAATCAGCAGGCAGATACTTTGACAGCAGTTCGTCCAGATGGGCGCTACGTACAACTCAGTCGTAGCCGGCGTGACATTTCCGACGCCCGTGTTCAAGGCGAGAATTTCGTGGCTAGAGATGATCAGGCGGGAGTGTGGAATGATAATTTCTCTGTATGGAGACGTCCCGATGGTCGTACAGTTACTTTGGATTCAAACGGCAATGCTATTACCTCAGGCCGGGGACGGGCACCCCAACATGTAAGTAATATGCCagttcttaaaaaaaaataaataaactcatTGCAACAACTTTTTTACAGTACTCCGGCTGAACTGATTGTTAAAGTATATAGATGTTTAATATCCATGaaagaataaaacaaataaattaattgatttCTTAAAAATAGAGTTTATACATTATTACCATGCAACTTTCTAGATTTAAAGAAGTGAGAAATTACTATTGTTATTAAACGCAAGGttaacaaattatatttttaagctactatatcatatagaaagaagaaaaacaaggTGAGCCACTATTGTTTCGAAATTTTCCGCGTTggtaaaatatttctatatcGATAGGAGATTAAAGAAATCGATAGACAAACATATAAACATCGATAGACACCACCGATAGCATCACAAATTATTTTTCCATCACTAGTAAGAAGACACGGACGCGGCggcatatttatatttttttatttaattccaCACTAAAAGGACACAGGTTTGAGTGTGTACATTCCTTAACATATTCACTTATTTACCTCTCAACTTTGGCGTATCTTAAACGGATAGGAACCCTGCCACAACATGGATCAAATGCTCAGTCCGAACTTTTCAATACCTAGTATTGGAACGCCGATGCATCACCAAATGGAGGCGGATCAACAGATTGTTGCAAATCCAGTGTACCATCCGCCTCCAGCAGCAGTTCCTCCATTGCATACAGAACCATCAGTCACAACATCAGCACAACAACAGTCACATCAAGCGGATGGCAATTCCGTCGGCGCCAGCGGCAGCGGAGGGGGTGGCTCACTATTTGGGCATGAGCCTACCTTGCCGTTGGCCCACAAACAAATGCAAAGCTACTCATCATCatatcagcagcagcaacaacaacagcagcctGGTGGTGGTGGATCGACCCCGCAGTCCCTTATGCAGCCCCAGACGCCACAGAGCATGATGTCGCATATGATGCCAATGAGTGAACGCTCTGTGACAGGCGCTGGCAATGCTAGCGATAGCCTAAGTAATATACATCAGACAATGGGACCATCAACGCCCATGACGCCGGCCACACCGGGTTCTGCTGATCCCGGAATCGTCCCACAGTTACAAAACATTGTCTCGACAGTGAATTTGTGCTGTAAACTGGATTTAAAAAAGATTGCTCTACATGCCCGTAATGCTGAGTACAATCCCAAACGTTTTGCTGCCGTCATTATGCGAATTCGTGAGCCTAGAACTACGGCATTGATTTTTAGTTCCGGCAAAATGGTGTGCACAGGAGCTAAAAGTGAGGATGATTCGAGATTGGCGGCTAGAAAATATGCAAGAATTATACAGAAACTGGGATTCCCTGTGAGTTCAAAGTCTTTTTAGGCCAATTTAGTGCAATTGTCTAATTCACTTTGTTTTTCCGCAGGCCAAATTTATGGATTTCAAGATACAGAACATGGTCGGCTCCTGTGATGTTAAGTTCCCTATACGATTGGAGGGTCTGGTTCTCACCCATTGCAATTTCAGTAGTTACGAGCCAGAGTTATTTCCAGGTCTCATCTATCGAATGGTGCGACCTCGTATTGTGCTCTTAATCTTCGTCTCAGGGAAAGTTGTGCTGACTGGAGCAAAAGTTCGGCAAGAGATTTATGATGCCTTCGACAAGATATTTCCGATATTGAAAAAGTTCAAAAAGCAGTCATAATAGGTTTAAGTAATTTTTCAGTGTGTAAgtcatatataaatataaaaatataaaaaacaaaacgcgGAATAAAACTATTTGTAGTTAGTTgtatttttgtaattattcgTATAAAATGTAGTCCAACCTAAGCACAAATACATCCTCCTGCTCACAGGCATTGAGCCATCAGAGCGCCAACAttatcaaattcaattttttctgTAATATTCTTTGTTTTGATCTTATCATCCTGAGTGGCGACTACCACCAAATCCTGTCCCTGATGTTTCCAGCTGTTGCGCTTAATCCAACTTTCCAATGTGGGATCTTCAATGCCGCCGAGCAACTCCTTAAGCAGATCCTTTTTAATAGTTTGGAATGTGGTGCCTACCACATGCGACACAAACTTGCGTATGGAATCATGGAATCCAGTTATGTGACGGAACATGGTACGATTAACCTCAGCCCGCTGCCAGAACAAGGTGAAGTCGGCACGTTCCAGTATGTCAGCCAAATCAATAATCGTCTGGACATTCTCGTCCTTCATCTGCTGGGGCAACAACAGACACTTGGCCATCACGAAGTCTGTGTGTGGCAAGTTGGTGAGACACTTCAGCAGAATGGTGTAGGTGATTTCGAAATTCAGCATATGTGGATTGAATTGATAAAGTTTTAGCACGGCCAAATTAGCTTCCAGATCGTAGGTGTTGTTCTTGGCCTGGTCCTGGACATACGATTCGAGAATCTTCAAATGATCCGGAT
The nucleotide sequence above comes from Drosophila willistoni isolate 14030-0811.24 chromosome 2L unlocalized genomic scaffold, UCI_dwil_1.1 Seg72.1, whole genome shotgun sequence. Encoded proteins:
- the LOC6637921 gene encoding leucine-rich repeat protein SHOC-2; its protein translation is MERVCQFFRTNYILANCEDALAKKAFSLNLSHFQMSEIPGIVEQCESLLKLFLNQNLLTSFPSNLGNLARLQVLTLDYNKLDEFPICICRLTRLRFLNISCNNIKRLPPEMGCLTVLETFWCNNTGLEELPREMRNCERLETLGVRGNPLQSLPDSLGNLAELRWFTAEGCQLVDIPDTFAQLTNLVHLNLKGNRLRRIPRILQVLPKLRFVFLNNNCIDEMPTRAELEELQALNMLNLCKNPISLLMDLQRLASQQSNIYVDEALHFTDVAGAIPSQTNLNDREGREHRDEAAGAAGQANDDSSDWENSVRTSELNTTDESGLENNIEDVSVLLPEMSRYVTTF
- the LOC6637933 gene encoding immune-induced peptides, which codes for MRSLGLILLLVVVALANGQPQHTYDGRNGPHVFGSPGQQVYIRGQNEGPYQVDGVGGTFQNTPQRGEHVFTDEHGNTFVHRKNGGGVPATHSISGPAVTATHGPGLDNRNTYRTVSAGGASATRHSRDTFQVSRPDRTVVFNTGRRRRSPDFVVSRPDRVVVASGGNYEVTRNSRDTFHVERPGRTVDFDTNGAYSAQRQRRSPDFVVSRPDRVVVASGGNYHVSRSKRDVFQVSRPDRGVVFDTDRRRRSPQFISGPDGRYVNQQADTLTAVRPDGRYVQLSRSRRDISDARVQGENFVARDDQAGVWNDNFSVWRRPDGRTVTLDSNGNAITSGRGRAPQHYSG
- the LOC6637947 gene encoding eukaryotic translation initiation factor 3 subunit K, with translation MSHLVKMENGQSQTIQEMLGCIERYNPDHLKILESYVQDQAKNNTYDLEANLAVLKLYQFNPHMLNFEITYTILLKCLTNLPHTDFVMAKCLLLPQQMKDENVQTIIDLADILERADFTLFWQRAEVNRTMFRHITGFHDSIRKFVSHVVGTTFQTIKKDLLKELLGGIEDPTLESWIKRNSWKHQGQDLVVVATQDDKIKTKNITEKIEFDNVGALMAQCL
- the LOC6637922 gene encoding mitochondrial import inner membrane translocase subunit Tim10, which encodes MAMPQISAADQAKLQLMQEMEIEMMSDLYNRMTNACHKKCIPPRYSESELGKGEMVCIDRCVAKYLDIHEKIGKKLTAMSMQDEELMKKMSN
- the LOC6637932 gene encoding TATA-box-binding protein, whose amino-acid sequence is MDQMLSPNFSIPSIGTPMHHQMEADQQIVANPVYHPPPAAVPPLHTEPSVTTSAQQQSHQADGNSVGASGSGGGGSLFGHEPTLPLAHKQMQSYSSSYQQQQQQQQPGGGGSTPQSLMQPQTPQSMMSHMMPMSERSVTGAGNASDSLSNIHQTMGPSTPMTPATPGSADPGIVPQLQNIVSTVNLCCKLDLKKIALHARNAEYNPKRFAAVIMRIREPRTTALIFSSGKMVCTGAKSEDDSRLAARKYARIIQKLGFPAKFMDFKIQNMVGSCDVKFPIRLEGLVLTHCNFSSYEPELFPGLIYRMVRPRIVLLIFVSGKVVLTGAKVRQEIYDAFDKIFPILKKFKKQS
- the LOC111518341 gene encoding uncharacterized protein LOC111518341; the encoded protein is MSLGNAGRIAACWAILTVGGVYAFVLSKRSVETRRYESMQVRERMRKANKGDYDYTTASDRRFE